CAGCAATTTCAGTTGGGCAAACGAATGTGAAATCTTTAGGGTAGAAGAAGATAACCTTCCACTTGTCTTCAAAGCTCTTTTCAGTGATCGGCGCGAAAGCGCTTTCGCCATTTTCTTCGTGGTTGTTAAAACCTGGCTTTACTCCAACTACTTCAAATTCTGGTAGTTTATCGCCGATGCCGAGCATGGTCGTTCTCCTAATTATTTTATTCTGTGCAATTTGGCACATGAAAACAGAAGTGCTTGCCGCGTTTGGCGAGCATTGCAACTGAGGTCTATATGCCTACTGACGTAACTTTGGTCAAAACGATAAAAACGAACTGTTGTATCGCTTTTATCGATGCTACATTACATAGTACAAGAAGCCACTGAAAAATAGGGGGTTTTGTAATATTACACGACTCCCTAAAGCTCACAGAAAGCATGAATTTTAATGTTACCAACTTTGCGGCAGCTCCAATATTTCAAAGCTCTGGCAGAGAATCGGTCATTTTCGAAAGCTGCCGAAGTTTGTAATGTGACGCAGTCCACATTATCGGCGGCGATTCGCCAGCTTGAAGACATACTGGGGAGTGAACTTGTTGACCGCTCTGGACGTGTTTTATTGCTGACGGATGTGGGAGAGCAGGTTCTTGGGCAGGCGACATCTCTGCTTCGTGATGCGGAGGATCTCGTTCACGGGGTAAAAACACGGCAGAAGCCTTTATATGGGCGATTCCGTCTTGGAGTGATTCCCAGTATTGCCCCTTTTCTGTTACCTCGCTTTCTGCCAAGTTTGAGGGAAAGCTATCCGGAATTAAAGTTGTATCTTAGAGAGGATATAACAAGAAATCTGGTGAGTGGCCTGCGTGAAGGACGGCTGGATGCCGTTCTGCTTGCATTACCCTATGATATTAAGGGGTTTAGAAAGAAACTGGTTGGCCGTGATGAGTTGCTGCTGGCATTGCCTCAAAACCATCGCTTGGTGGCAGCAGACACCATAACGCTGGATGACTTGCGAGATGAGGTCCTGTTGCTACTGGAGGACGGCCACTGCTTACGGGATCATGTATTGGCTACCATTACCGGAGGTGTGGCCAATTCAAGCGAGGAACTACAGGCGACGTCGATGACGACGCTGGTGCAAATGGTGGATAATGGGCTAGGACTCACGTTAATCCCACAGGTGGCGGTTGAGTCCAATGTGACGAGCGGCACGTCCATTTGTCTCAGTCATATTGAAGGGGTAGAAGCGATGCGAGATCTATGCTTCGTCTGGCGGAAACACTCAAGCCAAGAAGAAAATGCTCGTTTAATGGCAGATCTTTTTTCAAACTTTATGACAGCAACAAGTGAAAGAGGTTGGGTAGGCTGATTGGCGGCAGGTATTGAAAGAGCGAAAAAGTCTCAGCAAGCGGGTGTAAAGCCTTCTTTTAAGCGTCGTCTGGTCAAGTGGACAATGGGCATATGTGCGGCTGTCGTTCTCACGCCGGTACTGCTGACGATTCTATATACCGTGGTCAATCCGGTTTCCACTCTTATGCTTGGCAGGTACTTGTCGGGGGAAACTGTTGAACGGAAGTTTCGTCCTCTTTCCGACATCTCAACAAACTTGCAGCGGGCTGTAGTTGTTTCCGAAGACAGTCAGTACTGCCAGCACGAGGGAATTGACTGGCTAGCAATAAAGGCGCAACTGGATAACCTGTTTGAAGGGGAGAAGCCAAGGGGTGCAAGCACGATCACCATGCAACTTGCAAAGAATCTTTTTCTTTGGAATGACAGAGATTATGCGCGGAAAGCTTTGGAAGCTCCTTTGGCACTGTTATTGGATATGGTCCTTTCCAAACGTCGTATCTTTGAGATCTACCTGAACACTGTGGAATGGGGTGAGGGCGTGTTTGGAATCGAGGCAGCTACACAGAAATATTTCGGTAAATCGGCAGAAAGCCTGAGTAAAACACAAGCTTCTTTACTTGCGACGGCACTTCCAAATCCTGTTATTAGAAATCCGTCAAGACCGGGGTCTGGACATCGGCGTCTAGCCAGTATAAATCGTAGTCGAACTCAGGTGGCTGGCACTGTGCTTGACTGTTTAAATAAGCCAAAGCAGTGATGCGAAAATAATTCGTAGAATAGACTGGCTAATTATATAATTAGCCTGTATAAACCCCGCCATTCTGACACTTATGTGTTTCGCACGTTGAGGCTACGCGCCCCGGCGCGTGAGAATTGACGAGAGAGAGAGCTACGATGGCAGTTCCTAAGAAAAAAGTTTCGCGTATGAAGCGCGGCTTTCGCCGTTCTGTGGACGCCCTCGGTCAACCGAGCTACGTGGAAGACAAGGATTCGGGCGAACTTCGTCGTCCGCACCATGTTGACCTGAAGACCGGCATGTACCGCGGTCGCCAGATCCTTCAGCCAAAAGACGACGTCTAAGGTTGAGCAGAATTGGTGAGAACCAATCTAATTGAATAGGCTGTCCAATTTGGGCAGCCTTTTCTTTTTGTAAGGTTGAAATAAAAAAAGCCGCCTTTTTTCAAAGGCGGCTTTTTTGTCTTTACTGAACGCAGCTTAGCCGTTTGCGATGTACTGAGCACCATTGATGGTTAGAACGGCACCAGTCATGAATGCTGCTGCATCGGAGCTGAGATATTTAACAAGACCCGCAATTTCCTCGGCTTTGCCAAGGCGACCAACAGGGATCTGGCCGATAATACCCTCCAGAACTTTCTCAGGAACTGCTGCAACCATATCGGTGTCAATATAACCTGGGCAGATACAGTTGACTGTAATGCCTTTACGCGCATTTTCCTGTGCAAGTGCTTTGGTGAAACCAATAACCCCGGCTTTTGCCGCAGAGTAGTTGGTTTGACCAATCTGGCCTTTCTGACCGTTGATTGAGGAGATGTTAATGATACGACCGCTACCGCGTGACCTCATGCCTTCCAGAACGGGTTGACACATAGTGAACATAGAATCCAGATTAGTCCTTAGAACGGCAGACCAATCCTCA
This genomic window from Pseudovibrio sp. M1P-2-3 contains:
- a CDS encoding hydrogen peroxide-inducible genes activator — translated: MLPTLRQLQYFKALAENRSFSKAAEVCNVTQSTLSAAIRQLEDILGSELVDRSGRVLLLTDVGEQVLGQATSLLRDAEDLVHGVKTRQKPLYGRFRLGVIPSIAPFLLPRFLPSLRESYPELKLYLREDITRNLVSGLREGRLDAVLLALPYDIKGFRKKLVGRDELLLALPQNHRLVAADTITLDDLRDEVLLLLEDGHCLRDHVLATITGGVANSSEELQATSMTTLVQMVDNGLGLTLIPQVAVESNVTSGTSICLSHIEGVEAMRDLCFVWRKHSSQEENARLMADLFSNFMTATSERGWVG
- the mtgA gene encoding monofunctional biosynthetic peptidoglycan transglycosylase produces the protein MAAGIERAKKSQQAGVKPSFKRRLVKWTMGICAAVVLTPVLLTILYTVVNPVSTLMLGRYLSGETVERKFRPLSDISTNLQRAVVVSEDSQYCQHEGIDWLAIKAQLDNLFEGEKPRGASTITMQLAKNLFLWNDRDYARKALEAPLALLLDMVLSKRRIFEIYLNTVEWGEGVFGIEAATQKYFGKSAESLSKTQASLLATALPNPVIRNPSRPGSGHRRLASINRSRTQVAGTVLDCLNKPKQ
- the rpmF gene encoding 50S ribosomal protein L32; translation: MAVPKKKVSRMKRGFRRSVDALGQPSYVEDKDSGELRRPHHVDLKTGMYRGRQILQPKDDV
- the phbB gene encoding acetoacetyl-CoA reductase, with translation MSNVAVVTGGTRGIGAAIAKGLKEAGYTVAATYAGNTEKAEAFKAETGIQVYKWDVSDEEACKSGLAQITEELGDIEVLVNNAGITRDGWFHKMSYEDWSAVLRTNLDSMFTMCQPVLEGMRSRGSGRIINISSINGQKGQIGQTNYSAAKAGVIGFTKALAQENARKGITVNCICPGYIDTDMVAAVPEKVLEGIIGQIPVGRLGKAEEIAGLVKYLSSDAAAFMTGAVLTINGAQYIANG